The following proteins come from a genomic window of Mammaliicoccus sp. Marseille-Q6498:
- a CDS encoding amino acid permease, which produces MKVNQEQHLQKSIGLMTAITIVVGTIIGSGVFVKPAVVLTHAGTSNMAILAWVVGGILTLAAGLTIAEIGAQIPKTGGLYAYIRDIYGPFWGFLTGWVQTIIYGPAIIVSLVLFFGILVTNFFNIDKEMSVWIGFAALIFLTILNILGTKFGGLMQNITTIAKLIPVFAIIIFGLLWGNEGIFGQDVTSLIKNDGDINFGRAVLATLFAYDGWIMLTNMTGEMKKPQRNLPLAMLLGLSVVTLAYVLINIAVFHVIPAAELVGLGNTASAEAAKALFGDIGSKFVNIGIIISIFGCLNGKIITFPRIPFAMAEDGLLPMHNLIGYISPKLKSPLGALTTVFGISFILIVLTLLFPETVNADYLSEVTIFIIYIFYMMAFVGLFILRKRNKGTQREYSVPLYPFIPILALLGGAFIIVNTLISDFMGSLYSLIILAIGVPVYMYLKRK; this is translated from the coding sequence ATGAAAGTGAATCAAGAACAACATTTACAGAAATCAATTGGTTTAATGACTGCTATTACAATAGTCGTTGGTACGATTATTGGTTCGGGTGTGTTCGTTAAACCTGCTGTCGTTTTAACTCATGCTGGTACGAGTAATATGGCTATTCTTGCATGGGTTGTGGGTGGTATTTTGACTTTGGCTGCTGGATTGACTATCGCGGAAATTGGTGCTCAAATCCCTAAAACTGGTGGTTTATATGCTTATATTCGTGATATTTATGGACCTTTTTGGGGATTTTTAACAGGATGGGTTCAAACAATTATATACGGTCCAGCTATCATTGTTTCGTTAGTATTATTTTTCGGAATTTTAGTTACAAATTTCTTTAATATCGATAAAGAAATGAGTGTATGGATCGGATTTGCTGCGTTAATCTTTTTAACGATTTTAAATATTTTAGGTACTAAGTTTGGTGGTTTAATGCAAAATATTACAACCATCGCTAAACTTATTCCTGTATTCGCCATTATTATCTTCGGTCTTTTATGGGGTAACGAAGGTATTTTCGGTCAAGATGTAACTTCATTAATTAAGAATGATGGAGATATTAATTTCGGTCGTGCAGTGCTTGCGACGTTATTTGCTTATGATGGTTGGATTATGTTAACAAACATGACAGGTGAGATGAAAAAACCTCAAAGAAACCTTCCACTCGCTATGTTGTTAGGTTTGTCAGTTGTAACTTTAGCCTATGTACTGATTAATATCGCTGTATTTCATGTTATTCCAGCAGCAGAACTCGTTGGCTTAGGAAACACAGCAAGTGCAGAGGCAGCAAAAGCATTATTCGGAGATATCGGTTCAAAATTTGTAAATATCGGTATCATCATTTCAATATTTGGTTGCTTAAACGGTAAAATTATCACATTCCCACGTATTCCATTTGCGATGGCTGAAGACGGATTATTACCAATGCATAATCTAATCGGTTATATTAGTCCAAAATTAAAATCACCACTTGGCGCGTTAACAACCGTATTTGGTATTTCATTCATTTTAATCGTACTAACATTATTGTTCCCAGAAACAGTAAATGCCGATTACTTATCAGAAGTTACGATATTTATTATTTATATTTTCTATATGATGGCTTTTGTAGGTTTATTCATTTTAAGAAAAAGAAACAAAGGCACACAAAGAGAATATTCAGTACCACTATATCCATTCATACCGATACTTGCTTTATTAGGTGGCGCGTTCATTATTGTTAATACTTTAATATCAGACTTTATGGGGTCATTATATTCACTGATTATATTAGCAATAGGCGTTCCGGTGTACATGTATCTTAAACGAAAATAA
- a CDS encoding APC family permease, translating into MSRNKKDLSRGNLDQNLSEKFVWAIAYGSSIGWGAFILPGDWIAQAGPIGASIGIFIGALLMIVIAVSYGALVEKFPVSGGAFAFGYLGFGKYISFFSSWFLTFGYICIVALNASAFSLLFKFIMPGFLEQGKLYTIAGWDVYITEIILSSLILLIFAWISIKGSSFSGSLQYVFCLILAIVVILLFAGSFFTHDFSFSNLKPVVNNDVGWFSSIIVILAVAPWAYVGFDNIPQTAEEFNFAPSKTFKLIVFSLIASALTYVMMILLTSWLFKDSAAIGGDLWVSGSVVLEAFSFVGLAVLVVAIMMGIFTGLNGFFMSSSRLLFSMGRASVMPSIFKKLHPKYNTPYVSIIFILIMALTAPWLGRTALTWIVDMSSTGVSIAYFITCLSAFKLFSYDKRSMMYQPKYKTFALLGAIIAAIFLGLLLIPGSPASLSLPSYVALLIWLIIGIVFFMIRYPSLKKMTNDELNYLVLDKTKEEMIELEAKTDVKK; encoded by the coding sequence ATGAGTCGTAACAAGAAAGATTTATCGAGAGGAAATTTAGATCAGAATTTATCTGAGAAATTTGTATGGGCCATTGCGTATGGTTCTAGTATTGGGTGGGGTGCGTTTATCCTACCAGGTGACTGGATAGCGCAAGCAGGTCCAATTGGTGCATCTATTGGTATATTCATTGGTGCATTACTCATGATTGTCATAGCAGTTAGTTATGGCGCTTTAGTAGAGAAGTTTCCAGTATCCGGTGGTGCTTTTGCATTTGGCTATTTAGGATTTGGTAAATATATTTCATTCTTCTCGTCATGGTTTTTAACATTTGGTTATATATGTATCGTGGCTTTAAATGCCTCTGCATTCAGTTTATTATTTAAATTTATTATGCCAGGATTTTTAGAACAAGGTAAATTATATACCATCGCAGGATGGGACGTATATATTACAGAAATTATACTGTCTTCATTAATATTATTAATATTTGCATGGATTAGTATTAAAGGATCAAGCTTTTCAGGTAGTTTACAATATGTATTCTGTCTTATTTTAGCAATAGTCGTTATTTTATTATTTGCTGGATCATTCTTTACACATGACTTTTCATTTTCAAATTTAAAGCCAGTCGTAAATAACGATGTTGGATGGTTCTCATCTATTATTGTCATCTTAGCAGTGGCACCGTGGGCATACGTTGGTTTTGACAACATCCCACAAACAGCAGAAGAATTTAATTTCGCACCAAGTAAGACATTTAAATTAATTGTATTCAGTTTAATCGCATCTGCTTTAACTTATGTCATGATGATTCTATTAACAAGCTGGTTATTTAAAGATTCTGCCGCAATCGGTGGAGACTTATGGGTATCAGGTTCAGTCGTTTTAGAAGCATTTTCATTCGTAGGTTTAGCAGTATTAGTAGTAGCCATTATGATGGGTATATTCACTGGTTTAAACGGCTTCTTTATGAGTTCAAGTAGATTACTGTTCTCAATGGGTAGAGCTTCAGTAATGCCTAGTATCTTCAAAAAGTTACATCCGAAATACAATACACCATACGTTAGTATTATATTTATTTTAATAATGGCATTAACAGCACCATGGTTAGGTAGAACAGCATTAACTTGGATTGTTGATATGTCATCAACAGGTGTATCCATTGCTTACTTTATTACATGTTTATCGGCATTTAAGCTGTTCTCATATGATAAAAGAAGCATGATGTACCAACCAAAATATAAAACATTCGCTTTACTCGGTGCAATCATTGCAGCTATATTCTTAGGTTTATTGCTGATTCCAGGTTCACCAGCTAGTTTATCATTACCTTCATATGTCGCATTACTTATTTGGTTAATAATAGGTATTGTATTCTTTATGATTAGATATCCATCACTTAAGAAAATGACAAACGATGAATTAAACTATTTAGTATTAGACAAAACAAAAGAAGAAATGATCGAGCTAGAAGCAAAAACAGATGTTAAGAAATAA
- a CDS encoding uracil-DNA glycosylase, whose product MDWQEIFHNIKAQHDFSEMDAFLEDAYQNKTVYPERENIYQAFDLTPLDRVKVVILGQDPYHGPNQAHGLAFSVQPDAKFPPSLRNIFKELEADIGCKRTTPHLQDWAREGVLLLNTVLTVEAHQAHSHKNIGWEIFTDEVIKSVSRELKDVVFILWGKPAQSKIKLIDTEKHHIITSVHPSPLSAHRGFFGSKPFSQTNQYLTSKGINPINWCGGESDDQ is encoded by the coding sequence ATGGATTGGCAAGAAATATTTCACAATATTAAAGCGCAACATGATTTTTCAGAAATGGATGCATTTTTAGAGGATGCATATCAAAATAAAACAGTTTATCCTGAAAGGGAGAATATTTATCAAGCGTTTGATTTAACACCTTTAGATCGTGTGAAAGTCGTCATTCTTGGGCAAGATCCGTATCATGGTCCAAATCAAGCGCATGGTTTGGCATTTTCAGTTCAGCCAGATGCTAAGTTTCCGCCTTCATTAAGGAATATATTTAAGGAGTTAGAAGCAGATATCGGTTGTAAACGTACGACGCCACATTTACAAGATTGGGCAAGAGAAGGTGTGTTACTGTTAAATACGGTATTAACGGTTGAAGCGCATCAAGCACATTCTCATAAGAACATCGGTTGGGAAATTTTCACTGATGAAGTTATTAAAAGTGTCTCTCGTGAATTGAAAGATGTTGTATTTATTTTGTGGGGCAAGCCTGCGCAATCTAAAATTAAATTAATAGATACAGAGAAACATCATATTATTACTTCAGTTCATCCAAGTCCTTTATCAGCCCATAGAGGTTTCTTTGGTTCTAAGCCTTTTAGTCAAACGAATCAATATTTAACTTCAAAAGGGATAAACCCTATAAATTGGTGTGGAGGTGAAAGCGATGATCAGTAG
- a CDS encoding YwdI family protein, translating into MISRDQLIAAIEQELVSADNASSNEVFNRHMHAIHTLSGLVDNENGNSQDMQVKQDFRTTSTAPQKKEKPQISNEELRKMGGKVSAPSTSKQNDELLATDDGFGNGDSIFDF; encoded by the coding sequence ATGATCAGTAGAGATCAATTAATAGCTGCAATTGAACAAGAGTTAGTGAGTGCGGATAATGCCTCAAGTAATGAAGTGTTTAATCGTCATATGCATGCTATTCATACTTTAAGTGGATTAGTAGATAACGAAAATGGGAATAGTCAAGATATGCAAGTGAAACAAGATTTTCGTACAACTTCGACTGCTCCCCAGAAAAAAGAAAAACCTCAAATATCTAATGAAGAACTTAGAAAAATGGGTGGAAAAGTTTCAGCACCATCAACATCTAAACAAAATGATGAACTGTTAGCAACAGATGATGGATTTGGTAATGGAGATTCAATATTCGACTTTTAA
- a CDS encoding DUF423 domain-containing protein, translated as MKLFIIIGAINAMIAVAAGAFGAHGLENKLSAKYLDVWEKATTYQMYHALGLILIGIITGTTSASLNVAGWLMTFGIVFFSGSLYILAVTQIKILGAITPIGGVLFIASWILLVIAVWKA; from the coding sequence ATGAAATTATTTATTATTATTGGTGCAATTAATGCAATGATCGCAGTTGCTGCAGGTGCTTTTGGAGCACATGGTTTGGAAAATAAATTATCAGCTAAGTATTTAGATGTTTGGGAAAAAGCGACAACGTACCAAATGTATCATGCATTAGGTTTAATACTAATTGGTATTATTACGGGTACAACTTCAGCAAGTTTAAACGTTGCTGGTTGGTTGATGACGTTTGGTATCGTGTTCTTTAGTGGTTCTTTATATATTTTAGCAGTTACGCAAATCAAAATATTAGGTGCAATCACGCCAATCGGTGGCGTACTTTTCATCGCAAGTTGGATATTACTTGTAATAGCAGTTTGGAAGGCGTAA